In Drosophila simulans strain w501 chromosome 3R, Prin_Dsim_3.1, whole genome shotgun sequence, a single window of DNA contains:
- the LOC6726819 gene encoding glutamate [NMDA] receptor subunit 1 yields the protein MAVAGFVFCRPLFGLAIVLLVAPIDAAQRHTASDNPSTYNIGGVLSNSDSEEHFSTTIKHLNFDQQYVPRKVTYYDKTIRMDKNPIKTVFNVCDKLIENRVYAVVVSHEQTSGDLSPAAVSYTSGFYSIPVIGISSRDAAFSDKNIHVSFLRTVPPYYHQADVWLEMLSHFAYTKVIIIHSSDTDGRAILGRFQTTSQTYYDDVDVRATVELIVEFEPKLESFTEHLIDMKTAQSRVYLMYASTEDAQVIFRDAGEYNMTGEGHVWIVTEQALFSNNTPDGVLGLQLEHAHSDKGHIRDSVYVLASAIKEMISNETIAEAPKDCGDSAVNWESGKRLFQYLKSRNITGETGQVAFDDNGDRIYAGYDVINIREQQKKHVVGKFSYDSMRAKMRMRINDSEIIWPGKQRRKPEGIMIPTHLKLLTIEEKPFVYVRRMGDDEFRCEPDERPCPLFNNSDATANEFCCRGYCIDLLIELSKRINFTYDLALSPDGQFGHYILRNSTGAMTLRKEWTGLIGELVNERADMIVAPLTINPERAEYIEFSKPFKYQGITILEKKPSRSSTLVSFLQPFSNTLWILVMVSVHVVALVLYLLDRFSPFGRFKLSHSDSNEEKALNLSSAVWFAWGVLLNSGIGEGTPRSFSARVLGMVWAGFAMIIVASYTANLAAFLVLERPKTKLSGINDARLRNTMENLTCATVKGSSVDMYFRRQVELSNMYRTMEANNYATAEQAIQDVKKGKLMAFIWDSSRLEYEASKDCELVTAGELFGRSGYGIGLQKGSPWTDAVTLAILEFHESGFMEKLDKQWIFHGHVQQNCELFEKTPNTLGLKNMAGVFILVGVGIAGGVGLIIIEVIYKKHQVKKQKRLDIARHAADKWRGTIEKRKTIRASLAMQRQYNVGLNSTHAPGTISLAVDKRRYPRLGQRLGPERAWPGDAADVLRIRRPYELGKPGQSPKVMAANQPGMPMPMLGKTRPQQSVLPPRYSPGYTSDVSHLVV from the exons ATGGCTGTGGCtgggtttgttttttgccGGCCATTGTTCGGGCTCGCCATTGTTCTCCTGGTGGCGCCAATTGATGCCGCCCAGAGGCACACTGCCTCGGATAATCCCTCGACGTACAACATTGGCGGCGTACTGAGCAATTCCGACAGCGAGGAGCACTTCAGCACCACAATAAAG CACCTCAACTTCGATCAGCAGTATGTGCCGCGCAAGGTCACCTACTACGACAAGACCATCCGCATGGACAAGAATCCCATCAAGACGGTCTTCAATGTGTGCGACAAGCTCATCGAGAATCGG GTGTACGCCGTAGTCGTTTCGCATGAGCAAACCTCAGGTGATTTGTCGCCGGCGGCCGTGAGTTACACAAGCGGATTCTATTCAATTCCCGTCATTGGCATCTCCTCGCGGGACGCGGCCTTCTCCGACAAGAACATCCACGTCTCCTTCCTGCGGACGGTGCCGCCGTACTACCACCAGGCGGATGTCTGGCTGGAGATGCTCAGCCACTTTGCCTACACGAAG GTAATCATCATCCACAGCTCCGACACGGATGGCCGGGCCATCCTGGGTCGCTTCCAGACGACATCGCAGACCTACTACGACGACGTGGATGTGCGCGCCACCGTGGAGCTGATTGTTGAGTTCGAGCCCAAGCTGGAGAGCTTCACCGAGCACCTCATCGACATGAAGACCGCCCAGTCCAGGGTCTACCTCATGTACGCCAG CACGGAGGACGCTCAAGTAATCTTCCGCGATGCCGGCGAGTACAACATGACCGGTGAGGGTCACGTGTGGATTGTGACGGAGCAGGCGCTGTTCTCCAACAACACTCCGGACGGAGTGCTTGGTCTCCAGCTGGAGCATGCCCACAGTGACAAGGGGCACATCAGG GACAGCGTTTACGTTTTGGCGTCGGCCATCAAGGAGATGATTTCCAACGAGACCATTGCCGAGGCTCCCAAGGATTGCGGCGATTCGGCCGTTAACTGGGAATCGG GCAAGCGACTGTTCCAATACCTCAAAAGCCGTAATATCACCGGAGAAACGGGTCAGGTGGCCTTCGATGACAATGGTGACCGAATCTACGCTGGCTACGATGTGATCAACATTCGagagcagcagaagaagcacGTGGTTGGAAAGTTCAGCTATGACAGC ATGCGGGCCAAGATGCGGATGAGGATCAACGACAGCGAGATCATTTGGCCGGGAAAGCAGCGCCGCAAGCCCGAGGGCATCATGATTCCCACCCACCTGAAGCTGCTGACCATCGAGGAGAAGCCCTTCGTCTACGTGCGGCGCATGGGCGACGATGAGTTCCGCTGTGAGCCGGATGAGCGTCCGTGTCCGCTGTTCAACAACTCGGATGCCACAG CCAACGAGTTCTGCTGCCGCGGCTACTGCATCGACCTGCTGATCGAGCTGTCCAAGCGGATCAACTTCACCTACGACCTGGCCCTCTCGCCGGATGGCCAGTTCGGGCACTACATCCTGCGGAACAGCACGGGAGCGATGACGCTGCGCAAGGAGTGGACGGGCCTCATCGGGGAGCTGGTCAACGAACGTGCCGA CATGATCGTGGCACCACTAACCATCAATCCGGAGCGTGCCGAGTACATTGAATTCTCGAAGCCATTCAAATACCAAGGCATTACAATACTCGAGAAGAAACCGTCACGATCGAGTACTCTCGTGTCTTTCTTGCAGCCGTTTAGTAACACGCTATGGATCTTGGTAATGGTGTCGGTCCATGTTGTGGCGCTCGTGCTCTACCTGCTGGACAG ATTCTCGCCGTTCGGACGCTTCAAGCTCTCGCACTCGGACAGCAACGAGGAGAAGGCCCTCAACCTCAGCTCCGCGGTGTGGTTCGCCTGGGGAGTCCTGCTGAACAGTGGGATTGGCGAGGGCACGCCCCGGAGCTTCTCCGCCCGGGTGCTGGGCATGGTCTGGGCCGGATTTGCTATGATCATCGTAGCCTCGTACACCGCCAACCTGGCTGCCTTCCTCGTGCTGGAGCGGCCCAAGACCAAGTTGAGCGGCATCAACGACGCCCGGCTGCGGAACACCATGGAGAACCTGACCTGCGCCACCGTCAAGGGCTCCTCCGTGGACATGTACTTCCGTCGCCAGGTGGAGCTCTCCAACATGTACCGCACCATGGAGGCGAACAACTACGCCACCGCCGAGCAGGCCATCCAGGATGTGAAGAAGGG CAAGCTCATGGCCTTCATCTGGGACTCATCCCGGCTGGAGTACGAGGCCTCCAAGGATTGCGAACTGGTTACTGCCGGAGAGCTGTTCGGACGCAGTGGCTACGGAATTGGACTGCAAAAGGGTTCGCCCTGGACGGATGCGGTCACGCTGGCCATCTTGGAGTTCCACGAAA GCGGTTTCATGGAAAAACTGGACAAGCAGTGGATCTTCCACGGACACGTCCAGCAGAACTGCGAGCTCTTCGAGAAGACGCCCAACACTCTGGGGCTCAAAAACATGGCGGGAGTGTTCATACTGGTGGGTGTGGGCATTGCCGGCGGCGTGGGCCTGATCATCATCGAGGTCATCTACAAGAAGCACCAGGTGAAGAAGCAGAAGCGCCTGGACATTGCCCGACATGCGGCGGACAAGTGGCGGGGCACCATAGAG AAACGAAAGACTATTCGTGCCTCGCTGGCGATGCAGCGACAGTACAACGTGGGCCTGAACTCCACCCATGCCCCGGGCACCATCAGTCTGGCAGTGGACAAGCGCCGGTATCCTCGCCTCGGTCAGCGACTGGGACCGGAGAGAGCCTGGCCAGGAGACGCCGCCGACGTTCTGCGCATCCGTCGGCCCTACGAACTGGGCAAGCCTGGCCAGAGTCCGAAGGTGATGGCCGCCAACCAGCCGGgaatgcccatgcccatgctgGGCAAGACACGGCCCCAGCAGAGTGTCCTGCCACCTCGCTACTCGCCCGGATACACCAGCGATGTGTCGCACCTGGTCGTCTAA